The window CATCAAACTGCGATGTCTGATCTGAGACGAGACTCGCATCATACTGCGCCTTCAACTGCGGGTCAGCAAGAGAACTTCGACCTCGTTCGATTTGATCAAGCAACTGTTTCCACGCCTGGATGTGGGGCCCAGGCTTGACGTTTCGGACAGTTAACTTGGCGCGATGTGCCGCCTTTTGAATGACATCCAGATCCGCTTCAAACAAATTCAAACTTAGCAGACCGTAAAAACTGGTAGGTGCACCGGGCAACCCCAGCCAATCTCGATATGGATCAAACTGCAAATGCGGCATGGTTTTTCTTTGATCGAAAATGAAGGCGACTGCTTCAATCTTAATTTCCCGCTCCTAACAAAGCGAACAATGAAAGCTCATGGCTCCACAGAAACAGTTTTTTTGGCTCCTGACAACCAATGCAGCCGGCCAAAACGACAGCATTTTCCCCCAGAAAAACGAAGCGAAAACCGCCAAGTCGTTTCAAAATCGATTCCACTGATAAGATGATCGGTTCGAGTTGCCGATTTGGGATCCAATGCAGAAAACCTGGATGTTCGACCGACTCGTAACTCCGCATTCGGGCCACTCCCACCATCAAGAGAACACTTACTTGAAGATCTCAAGTAGCTTTTTCCCTTGCCCGATAAGTTGATCGGGTGACCCCGCTTCCGCCATCAACTGCTGCTTGATCAAGTCCAGTTGCTCATCACCGATTTCAAGCGATTCGAGTAACTCCCGCTGGTCCTCCATCAGATTCCTCTGCAAGGATCCCAACTCACGTTCGATCACTCGATTTCCTCGTTCGATTAATTCCCGTTGCCGCTCGACCAATTCAGCCTTAATCGCGGCATTCAGCGACGAAGCGATTTGGGTCCCCAAATCAGATTTCAGATTCCAGCGAGGCTGCTGGAGTTTTCCGGAGATAGAAAGCACCGCGGAAAACTGGTTGATCTCGCGCAAACTTTGCAGACGATCACCCGAAAGATATTTCGAATACTTCGGGCCAAGATGTGGCCGAAGATCTAATTCGCGCTGGCTCAGCTTGACCCAGCCTTGCAGCTCTTGGTCAACGACTTGAATTTCAGCACGAATGGCCAGCGTACCGGGAGCAATCTCCACTGCAAACTGTTGCCGATTGCCCAACACACGACCAGTTTGCTGGAGTGCCGGAATATCGATCACATAACGATCAATAGGGAGTTGGTGTCGACGATCGATGGTTGCGGTACCCACCAGATCGATCGCTCCCCGGGCTCTGACTTGCACGATCGTCGGCCTGCTGTGTCGCTTGGACTGGGGAGTCAATTCGGCAATTTGGCCAACAAAGTAAAAAGGATCGTTGCCAACTGTCCCACGACCGTCGAGCAGTAACTTTCGCACCAAGAAATCCGGAGTTGCATGATACCCCTGGAACAGCACGCTTAACCCGCGAGTCGCTTCATCTTGGTCCGCGGCCGCTTCCCCAACATCACCGGTCAATTCTCGCGTCAATTGTATCCATTGAAACGCCTTGACCAGACGCTCTGACCAGACTGGCCCCAGTAAATAGTCATTGATCGATTCCGCATCCAATGCATCAACATGGAGCTTTTCTCGCACGTAGGCAACATCATGTGCCTTCGCTTCCACCAAGGCCTCCCTATCCAGTTGCACTTGTCGGTGAAGAGCCTCCAATTGTTGTCTTGTTTCTGAGGTCTCGCGTCGCAACTGATGAATCCGTTCCACGGCAGGTTGGACAAGCTGTAGATTTTCAAGAGGACGTTCAACAATTCGTTCTACGTCGTCTTTTAGCTTCTGTCCCTCCGACTCAATCTGCTTACCCCGCAGTCGAAGTCGCTCATATTCGATTGGCCAGCGTTGCCTCAGTTCGCGGGACAATCGAATCGTGTGCAAATCACTTTCGAGATCTTGCTTAAAGGCACCTAATGATGAATCAAACCATGCTTCACCTCGCTGCTTGACTCGGTCAATGACGGACTCTCCACCTTTTCGATCGGAAGCCTCAAGCGCCCCGCTTTCATCTCGCCCCGTCTGCAAACGAAGCCCACTCACACGTCCCTCTCGAACAATCAGCTTTCGACGCAAAGCCGCATCGGTCTCCAAATCCAAAACAATCTCATCTGCCTCGAAAAGATTCTGCTGATCATTTCCAGGATCAGCGAACAGCAATCCTTGTAAGCTAATCTGCGCCGCCCCAAGATCAACCTTCACCACAGAGACGTCCACTCGCGAACCCGTGGCTGACTGACCACCGTACTTGATTACGAGATAGAGCAACGGTCCCAAGGAAAAGTAAAGGGCGGCCGTAATCGTCAACAAGATCACAACGCGAGGAATAATATATTGCCAACGTATCATCGGTCACTCCCCAGCGGTCTCAACAGGTTGGTGGACCGCTGCGCGTCGCTTTGCGAGATAATCGAACAGCGTCTCTCCCAAATGATAGACGGGATAAAACAAAGCAATTCCCAGTAAAAGACCACCGATCACCACGGTATTGTTCAAAGAGGTCCAAGGCACGATTGGCAGCTGGTGCCAAGCAGCTAAACGAACGTAGGAAGCCGGGTGGCCCAACACACGAAGCCCAATTGCGTGAGTTAGTGGATCGAGACTTGTAGCGACCAGGGAGACCAGAAATGTTGTTGTCAGCCCCACTCCCAGATTCACCCGCAGCGTGAACATCAAGATGGTGAGCGAGACGGCAATCAGGTTACCCTTTGGCAACAAGCCAATCATCAGCCCCAAAGCGATCCCCAACGCCATTTGTCGGGGCGAATTCTCGTGCGAAAAAATTCGTAACAGATCTCGAATCGGCTTGAAGTAACGCAGAATCATTAGGGAACTCCGATCATTTTCGGCGAACTGTAGTCGATTGTCGGGTCTGAGTTGTAGCCCAAGTTTTTTCATGTCCCTCGCTTCGACCAACCGAGCAGGGCCAAATCGGGCTCCGTGCACGGCTTAAAACAGCGAAAAAATCGCCCAAGCGAGCATTTATTAACTGGATTGAGCTGCCAGTTGAGCGACCAAGGGAAGAATTTGCCATCAAAACCGGATTCAGCCCATCATCCGGCAGCTGGACACCCCTAAATCACTCTTTCGCCCCATTCCACCTCAATAAACAGCTCGGGGACGACGGACAGATCGTAGGCTTTCCCTAAACAGCAGGCGCTTTTGACATCGCAACGGCCAACGAAAACAAGATTGCATTCTGACCCCCCCCCCCGTGTGAGGTGGGTTCGGACACTCGTCCGAGCCCGCCTTTTTTTGTGCGCCGACCATTGGCTGCCGCAAATTAAGAAGAGAGCTGGGTTCTACCGACTTCTCGTCGCGTCGCCCATTCGTTAAATTCTTGCTGTCGGCGGTCTGCCCACCACCCATAATTCACGGCTTCAAGACCACTGGCGGAACAAATCGAGAAGTTGCATGCCTACCAAACGCAAGCCAACGGGCTGCATCATTTCTTGACACAACGGTATATCTTAGGTACGAACACCGAACCGCTGTTCATTTGAGAAAACATCAGTCGTCCGCCCCAAGGTGAATGAGATGCTCGTTACTTTTGAACCAAATCAAGTGGAATGGCCGCAAGACCCTCCCCTGGCAATCGTTAATGCCGAATTCGAAGACTTCGATGACGACGGCGAAGACGACGAAGATTTCCACGATGACGACTTTGATGACGACTTTGATGACGACTTCGAAGAGGAAGAAGAAGAGAAATTCGATTACGGCGAGCACGAGTTTGATGCGAATCCGAATGATCCATCAAAAGACAAAAGCAAAGATAAGAGCGGGGGATTTGAAGAGGACGAATAACTCTTCCGCGGAATCACTGAAATACCATCCACCATCGAGATCCAACAGACATGAGTTCGTCGCAAGACCCAACGAAGCGTCCCGCCAAAGAGGCGCCAACGGGCTTTCATGCCGACCAGTCTCAAGATGAATTCGATTTCGAATTCTTCCGAGATGTGTTGAAACGCAGCGATGCCAACTCGGATGTCATGCGTCGCCAGGCGGAACTATTGGCACGTCGGGGTGAGTTCCAAGAGGCTTTGCAACTCGACCTGAAACTCGTGGAACGTTTCCCAAAAGATTATTTAGTGCGTTACAACTTGGCTTGCAGTCTGGCCATGGCCGGGGAGACACAACAATCCATTGCAGCGCTCACACAGGCGATCGACTTGGGCTATGACGACTTCGCTCATATCGAAGCGGATTCGGATCTCGACGCCCTTCGAGACGAATCCAGCTTTCAAGAACTGCTACGGCGGCACGGTATCAGTGACCTCGAGGCATGATTGGCATTGCGGATTTTCATGCCGTAGCGTGGCACGAGCACGCTTTTTCGATGTAGGGATCAGCAGCAACCGTGCGACTCAGTTCTGTCGATGAAACCGGCTAGACAATCCGCGTTCTTCGAACTCAATCTTTGATTAACAATGCAGGCAATAAGTCGACAGCCATGTTTTCAACCGACACGTGATCGGCTTGCAAACCGGGCGCAGCTCCAAGTAGAAGCTCATGTTTGAACCGGCTCCCAACAACGTCAGCTTTCCAAAACTCGAACTCGATATCTTGGAGTATTGGAAAGAGAATTCGATCTACCAGCAGTCGCTCAAGCAACGTCAAGACGCCCCGGCATTTGTCTTCTATGAGGGCCCCCCCACGGCCAATGGCATGCCGCATCCGGGACATTGCCTGACACGAGCGATCAAGGACCTCTTCCCACGTTATCGAACCATGCGGGGCTACCGATGCGAACGCAAAGCGGGTTGGGACACGCACGGCCTGCCGGTGGAAGTTGAAGTTTGCAAGGAATTAGGGATTCATTCCAAAGAAGAGATTGAAGAGTACGGAATTGAGCCATTCATTCAAAAATGCCAGCAAAGCGTCTGGCGTTACATGCAACAATGGGAAAAACTGACGGATCGCCTCGGCTTTTGGGTCGATCTTGACGACGCCTACGTCACCTACCATCAAAGCTACGTTGAAAGCGTTTGGTGGTGTCTCAAGCACCTCTTTGATCGAGGTCTGCTTTACCAGGGTCATAAGATTGTTTGGTGGTGGGCACAAGGTGGCACAGCATTGAGCAGCGGTGAAGTCGGGCAAGGCTATCGCGAGGTAGCAGACCCGAGTGTGTTCATCCGATTTCCCCTTCTGGATGAGACGGGACAACCGTCGGACACAAGTCTGTTGGTTTGGACGACCACCCCATGGACCTTACCGAGTAATCAATTCGCAGCCGTTCATCCAGATTTGGAATATGTGACGGTCATCGACAACGAGAGCCAGCAACAGCTGATCGTTGCAAAAGCGTTAGCTGAGACCATCGGTGAGAAGGTGAAGCATGAATTGGAAGTTGTCGCCACATGCAGCGGCCGAGATCTGATCGGACGTCGTTACCTGCCCCCCTTCGACTAC of the Pirellulaceae bacterium genome contains:
- a CDS encoding TIGR03546 family protein yields the protein MKKLGLQLRPDNRLQFAENDRSSLMILRYFKPIRDLLRIFSHENSPRQMALGIALGLMIGLLPKGNLIAVSLTILMFTLRVNLGVGLTTTFLVSLVATSLDPLTHAIGLRVLGHPASYVRLAAWHQLPIVPWTSLNNTVVIGGLLLGIALFYPVYHLGETLFDYLAKRRAAVHQPVETAGE
- a CDS encoding TIGR03545 family protein; translated protein: MIRWQYIIPRVVILLTITAALYFSLGPLLYLVIKYGGQSATGSRVDVSVVKVDLGAAQISLQGLLFADPGNDQQNLFEADEIVLDLETDAALRRKLIVREGRVSGLRLQTGRDESGALEASDRKGGESVIDRVKQRGEAWFDSSLGAFKQDLESDLHTIRLSRELRQRWPIEYERLRLRGKQIESEGQKLKDDVERIVERPLENLQLVQPAVERIHQLRRETSETRQQLEALHRQVQLDREALVEAKAHDVAYVREKLHVDALDAESINDYLLGPVWSERLVKAFQWIQLTRELTGDVGEAAADQDEATRGLSVLFQGYHATPDFLVRKLLLDGRGTVGNDPFYFVGQIAELTPQSKRHSRPTIVQVRARGAIDLVGTATIDRRHQLPIDRYVIDIPALQQTGRVLGNRQQFAVEIAPGTLAIRAEIQVVDQELQGWVKLSQRELDLRPHLGPKYSKYLSGDRLQSLREINQFSAVLSISGKLQQPRWNLKSDLGTQIASSLNAAIKAELVERQRELIERGNRVIERELGSLQRNLMEDQRELLESLEIGDEQLDLIKQQLMAEAGSPDQLIGQGKKLLEIFK